In Palaemon carinicauda isolate YSFRI2023 chromosome 21, ASM3689809v2, whole genome shotgun sequence, the following proteins share a genomic window:
- the LOC137615308 gene encoding mite allergen Lep d 7-like isoform X2 produces the protein MLLKIIFMIGLCWGTGDAAAGVGDDSLNLYLDLVFDNLQVLIIENGYDPAALPNATAEFSEKVLLVTWHGEAALYDGWLRGISSLHRSSNADFVTDEQGVITGITAGSSMEQMKGHYKCLAKFMDLGPIADVVFNINGVDTTFAAILDRQVCRFKVSSLNVDSIGHISVDIHGLGPLNWIMEIVSDLVVNVAELFIRDTIEDSVQSLLNEALDSVDISILGPILGCDPVQ, from the exons ATGCTGTTAAAGATTATCTTCATGATTGGGTTATGTTGGGGCACCGGGGATGCAGCTGCAG GGGTAGGGGATGATAGCTTGAACCTCTATTTGGATCTGGTATTCGATAATCTCCAAGTTCTTATTATTGAAAATGGATATGATCCAGCAGCACTCCCGAACGCTACAGCAGAATTCAGCGAAAAG GTGTTGCTTGTAACGTGGCATGGTGAAGCTGCCCTTTACGATGGATGGCTTAGAGGTATTTCTTCTCTGCACCGCTCAAGTAACGCCGATTTCGTCACAGACGAACAGGGCGTTATCACGGGCATTACAGCGGGCTCAAGCATGGAGCAAATGAAG GGACACTACAAGTGCCTGGCAAAATTCATGGACCTAGGCCCTATTGCTGACGTTGTTTTTAATATTAATGGCGTCGATACCACCTTTGCTGCAATTCTGGATCGTCAAGTTTGCAGGTTCAAGGTTTCATCACTGAATGTTGATTCAATTGG GCATATAAGTGTTGACATACATGGCTTGGGTCCACTCAATTGGATTATGGAAATCGTCTCCGATTTGGTTGTTAACGTCGCTGAATTGTTTATTAGAGATACGATTGAAGACTCTGTGCAGTCACTGCTCAATGAGGCCCTGGACAGCGTTGATATCAGCATCTTAGGACCAATCCTTGGCTGTGATCCAGTGCAGTGA
- the LOC137615308 gene encoding mite allergen Lep d 7-like isoform X1, whose translation MIGNNVYNKKSLVLSHSSLLHYQGVSYITKAMLLKIIFMIGLCWGTGDAAAGVGDDSLNLYLDLVFDNLQVLIIENGYDPAALPNATAEFSEKVLLVTWHGEAALYDGWLRGISSLHRSSNADFVTDEQGVITGITAGSSMEQMKGHYKCLAKFMDLGPIADVVFNINGVDTTFAAILDRQVCRFKVSSLNVDSIGHISVDIHGLGPLNWIMEIVSDLVVNVAELFIRDTIEDSVQSLLNEALDSVDISILGPILGCDPVQ comes from the exons ATGATAGGGAATAACGTATATAACAAAAAAAGTCTAGTCTTATCTCACAGTTCTTTACTTCATTATCAAGG TGTCAGCTACATAACTAAAGCCATGCTGTTAAAGATTATCTTCATGATTGGGTTATGTTGGGGCACCGGGGATGCAGCTGCAG GGGTAGGGGATGATAGCTTGAACCTCTATTTGGATCTGGTATTCGATAATCTCCAAGTTCTTATTATTGAAAATGGATATGATCCAGCAGCACTCCCGAACGCTACAGCAGAATTCAGCGAAAAG GTGTTGCTTGTAACGTGGCATGGTGAAGCTGCCCTTTACGATGGATGGCTTAGAGGTATTTCTTCTCTGCACCGCTCAAGTAACGCCGATTTCGTCACAGACGAACAGGGCGTTATCACGGGCATTACAGCGGGCTCAAGCATGGAGCAAATGAAG GGACACTACAAGTGCCTGGCAAAATTCATGGACCTAGGCCCTATTGCTGACGTTGTTTTTAATATTAATGGCGTCGATACCACCTTTGCTGCAATTCTGGATCGTCAAGTTTGCAGGTTCAAGGTTTCATCACTGAATGTTGATTCAATTGG GCATATAAGTGTTGACATACATGGCTTGGGTCCACTCAATTGGATTATGGAAATCGTCTCCGATTTGGTTGTTAACGTCGCTGAATTGTTTATTAGAGATACGATTGAAGACTCTGTGCAGTCACTGCTCAATGAGGCCCTGGACAGCGTTGATATCAGCATCTTAGGACCAATCCTTGGCTGTGATCCAGTGCAGTGA
- the LOC137615309 gene encoding mite allergen Lep d 7-like: MIPKVLCFVVLVLGLASGSPVPNDEGLNNLIDMILNMVDQSILDSGLDPAHLPDAVLKFEETVMFVKWHGEASAYNGTLSGMSSVHRLGESEYVFDDKGRAIGATTTISMNVMEGYYKYVAQFMELGPAGDIELRIEGIRLTLTTALDEHLCVFSLKELNIDNIGNISIKIHGLGLLDWITNAFVSLIANVVEVFLRNIIESQVKNIMNGVLDNFDLYPYRWFVPFIHCDKRPFPTAAPLIH; encoded by the exons ATGATTCCGAAGGTCCTTTGCTTTGTTGTCCTGGTTTTGGGTCTGGCGTCTGGATCACCCG TGCCAAACGATGAGGGAttgaataatttgatcgatatgaTTCTGAACATGGTTGATCAATCCATCTTGGACAGTGGTTTGGATCCAGCACACCTGCCTGATGCAGTTCTCAAGTTTGAAGAGACG GTTATGTTTGTGAAGTGGCACGGAGAAGCAAGTGCCTATAATGGCACTCTTTCAGGAATGTCATCAGTTCACCGTCTTGGAGAATCTGAGTATGTCTTTGATGATAAAGGTCGTGCCATCGGCGCTACCACTACTATAAGCATGAACGTCATGGAG GGATACTACAAATACGTGGCACAGTTCATGGAGCTAGGACCCGCTGGAGACATTGAACTACGCATCGAAGGCATTAGGCTGACTCTTACAACGGCACTGGATGAACATTTGTGTGTGTTCTCTTTGAAAGAGTTGAACATTGACAATATTGG CAATATAAGCATCAAGATTCACGGCCTTGGCCTTCTAGACTGGATTACCAACGCCTTCGTGTCTCTGATCGCCAACGTCGTCGAGGTTTTCCTGAGGAATATCATTGAAAGTCAAGTCAAGAATATAATGAACGGGGTTCTCGACAACTTCGATCTGTACCCCTATAGGTGGTTTGTGCCCTTCATCCATTGCGACAAGAGGCCTTTCCCCACAGCTGCTCCTCTCATTCACTAG